The window GGTGTTGCTGTGCCGCACGCCCAGATTCCTGGCCTCGGCCGCCTGGTGATGGCAGCCTCGACCCACCCCGAAGGAATTGACTACCCCGCCCTCGACAAGCGCCCGGTGCAGCTCGTCTTCTGTCTGCTCGGTGATACCAACACCGCCGCCGACCATCTTGCGGGCCTCGCCAGGCTGGCGCGGCTCGCACGGCGGAGGGAAACGCTCGAGCCGCTCATCGAAGCGGCGGATGGCCGGACCTTCGTCGACGAACTGCGCCGGTTGGAGGGGGCCTGAGTGCGTCTTCTGGTTGCAATCCTCCACCGCGAGGATTTGCTGGACGAGGTGCTCTCTGCGCTGGTCGAACTCGAAGAGCCGGAGGCGGTTGTCATCGAGAGTCGAAGTGGGCTCGAACTTCTCGAGCGGGACCTGCCGGTTTTTGCGGGCCTCCGCTCTCTGATACCGAGCGGTATCGATTTCTCGAGTCTGGTGGTGTGCCTGATCGAGGACGACCATCGCGCTGAGGAGGCCCTGGTTGCGATTCGCGGACTTACCGTTGCTGGTGAGGTCCAGGGGCCACGCAACACGGTGATGTTGCTCGCCGTGGCCGACGCGGGACATTTCTGATCTGATTGTGCCCGGGAAACCGACTCTGGGCTCACATGAGCTCAGACGGTAGACTGGGATATGCTCCGCGGAACCAT of the Acidobacteriota bacterium genome contains:
- a CDS encoding PTS sugar transporter subunit IIA, translated to MVRLSQQLDPEMVLISPDVGARNELFRRLGELFVNAGLVESSEHVVSRLLEREAILSTGIGGGVAVPHAQIPGLGRLVMAASTHPEGIDYPALDKRPVQLVFCLLGDTNTAADHLAGLARLARLARRRETLEPLIEAADGRTFVDELRRLEGA